One Acidobacteriota bacterium genomic window carries:
- a CDS encoding 2,3,4,5-tetrahydropyridine-2,6-dicarboxylate N-succinyltransferase translates to MDLEARISTLFSQGADADRTEARAAFAELRTELSAGRVRAAEPDADAPTGWRVNAWVKQGILVGFRCGDIVPFASPDETSPWLDKDTLPLRPLSAESRVRLVPGGSSVRDGAYLGAGVICMPPMYINIGAYVSDGSLIDSHALVGSCAQVGSGVHVSAAAQIGGVLEPVGALPVIVEDDVLVGGNTGLYEGAVVKRRAVIAAGTVLTGSTPIYDLPNRCVIKPVAGEPTVVPEGAVVVPGARAVTAEPGREWGLSLATPVIVKYRDAKTDTRTALEDWLR, encoded by the coding sequence ATGGATCTCGAAGCACGCATTTCGACTTTGTTCTCCCAGGGCGCCGACGCCGACCGCACCGAAGCCCGCGCCGCGTTCGCCGAGTTGCGGACGGAACTCTCCGCCGGCCGCGTCCGCGCGGCAGAACCGGACGCTGACGCCCCGACCGGCTGGCGCGTTAACGCCTGGGTGAAGCAGGGCATCCTGGTCGGCTTCCGCTGCGGCGACATCGTGCCGTTTGCGTCGCCCGACGAGACGTCCCCCTGGCTCGACAAGGACACGCTGCCGCTCCGGCCGCTGTCGGCGGAATCGCGCGTGCGCCTGGTGCCGGGGGGATCGTCGGTGCGTGACGGCGCCTACCTCGGCGCCGGCGTCATCTGCATGCCGCCGATGTACATCAACATCGGCGCGTATGTAAGCGACGGCAGCCTGATCGATTCGCACGCGCTGGTGGGCTCCTGCGCCCAGGTCGGCAGCGGCGTTCACGTCAGCGCCGCCGCACAGATCGGCGGCGTGCTCGAGCCGGTCGGCGCGCTGCCGGTCATCGTGGAGGATGACGTTCTCGTAGGCGGTAACACCGGGCTATATGAAGGGGCAGTGGTCAAGCGCCGGGCGGTCATCGCGGCCGGCACGGTCCTGACCGGCTCGACGCCGATCTACGATCTGCCGAACCGGTGCGTGATCAAGCCGGTCGCGGGCGAGCCGACGGTGGTGCCCGAAGGGGCGGTCGTCGTTCCGGGCGCCCGCGCCGTCACGGCGGAGCCGGGCCGGGAGTGGGGCCTGTCCCTCGCCACGCCGGTTATCGTGAAGTACCGCGACGCCAAGACCGACACCCGCACCGCGCTGGAAGACTGGCTTCGGTGA
- a CDS encoding type II toxin-antitoxin system VapC family toxin, with protein MRLQGTLPGHPRSRRGNRRACGHSEARPAGRRVGAGQPHRRRVSPDGPRGHRYRVGRYRRTGRPRRTLGEPSTVIALLDTHVLIWWLTDSTRLSPAQRDAVASASATSPLLVSDISLWEVATLHSLGRVRLAVPLRDWLEAAVAPPLVRVHGISPAIAAELGALPDSFHRDPADRILVATARVLGATLLTQDRRIVEAGLASTLS; from the coding sequence ATCCGACTTCAAGGCACGCTGCCTGGGCATCCTCGATCGCGTCGCGGAAACCGGCGAGCGTGTGGTCATTCTGAAGCGCGGCCGGCCGGTCGCCGAGTTGGGGCCGGCCAACCGCACCGGCGCCGCGTATCCCCAGATGGCCCTCGAGGGCACCGTTACCGTGTTGGGCGATATCGTCGGACCGGCCGTCCCCGAAGAACATTGGGAGAGCCTTCGACGGTGATCGCGCTGCTCGATACGCACGTCCTGATCTGGTGGCTCACGGATAGCACGCGACTCTCGCCGGCGCAGCGGGATGCCGTTGCCTCCGCCAGCGCGACGTCGCCGCTGCTCGTGTCCGACATCTCGCTTTGGGAAGTGGCGACGCTCCATAGCCTGGGACGTGTCCGGCTGGCGGTTCCGCTTCGGGACTGGCTGGAAGCGGCGGTTGCGCCGCCGCTCGTGCGGGTCCACGGCATTTCCCCAGCCATTGCGGCGGAGCTTGGCGCATTGCCCGATTCATTCCACCGCGATCCGGCCGATCGGATTCTCGTGGCGACAGCCCGTGTCCTCGGCGCCACGCTGTTGACGCAGGACCGGCGCATTGTCGAGGCGGGCCTGGCCAGTACGCTCAGTTGA
- a CDS encoding DNA-3-methyladenine glycosylase I, with translation MAATANRAARQRLRIGYGQYHAPVTAPGDDRVRCPWGASHPLYLPYHDEEWGVPLHDDQKIFEMLVLEGAQAGLSWLTILKRRPAYRRAFNLFDPRKVARFDARKVERLLNDAGIIRNRLKIESAIRNARAFLAVQEDFGTFDAYIWRFVDGRPRQNRWGSWSEVPARTKESDALSKDLKSRGFSFVGSTICYAHMQATGMVNDHQVDCFRYGEVQELGRLTA, from the coding sequence ATGGCGGCGACCGCGAACCGAGCGGCCAGACAACGGCTGCGCATCGGTTACGGACAGTATCATGCCCCCGTGACCGCACCGGGCGACGATCGCGTGCGCTGCCCGTGGGGCGCGTCCCACCCGCTCTACCTGCCGTACCACGACGAGGAATGGGGCGTCCCGCTCCATGACGATCAGAAGATCTTCGAGATGCTCGTCCTTGAGGGCGCGCAGGCGGGATTGAGCTGGCTGACCATCCTGAAGCGGCGGCCGGCCTACCGCCGGGCGTTCAACCTGTTCGATCCGAGGAAGGTGGCGCGATTCGACGCGCGCAAGGTGGAACGGCTGCTGAACGACGCCGGCATCATCCGGAACCGGCTGAAGATTGAATCCGCCATCAGGAATGCGCGGGCGTTTCTCGCGGTGCAGGAGGACTTCGGCACTTTCGACGCCTACATCTGGCGTTTCGTCGACGGTCGGCCCAGACAGAACCGATGGGGATCGTGGTCGGAGGTACCGGCTCGGACCAAGGAGTCCGACGCGCTGAGCAAGGACCTGAAGTCGCGCGGCTTCTCGTTCGTCGGCTCCACCATCTGCTACGCGCACATGCAGGCTACCGGCATGGTGAACGATCACCAGGTCGACTGCTTCCGCTACGGCGAGGTGCAGGAACTGGGGCGCCTGACCGCGTGA
- a CDS encoding cyclase family protein, with amino-acid sequence MTRKWTTASAVAAAAIAVIIAACSGADTQEDRNFPRNAEEFDALFQEVSNAGRWGADDELGTANLITPDKVREAAGLVQSGITVSLAHSPMPDEAVDNPDSAFNHTMSESLTSDTIEFTYHGYGVSHIDSLCHFAYNGLLYNNVPTSASSAEEGCTKNDISNLQQGIVTRGVLLDIPRLKGVPYLEPSEAIYVEDIEAWLEQAGTTVGSGDVIFIRTGRWARRAAEGPWQLSGNSAGIHASVVRWIRERDVSFVGSDAATDVQPSLVEDVNLPVHTLLIAAMGTDIFDNMDLEALAETAAAENRWEFMLTAAPIPVIGGTGSPLNPIAIF; translated from the coding sequence ATGACACGGAAGTGGACGACGGCGTCAGCAGTAGCGGCGGCGGCCATTGCGGTGATCATCGCCGCCTGCTCGGGGGCTGACACCCAGGAGGATCGGAACTTCCCGCGCAACGCGGAGGAGTTCGATGCGCTCTTTCAGGAGGTGTCGAACGCGGGCCGCTGGGGCGCGGACGACGAGCTCGGTACCGCCAACCTGATCACACCGGACAAGGTGCGGGAGGCGGCGGGGCTGGTCCAGAGCGGCATTACCGTATCGCTTGCGCACAGCCCCATGCCCGACGAGGCGGTCGACAACCCCGACAGCGCTTTCAACCACACGATGTCGGAGAGCCTGACGAGCGACACGATCGAGTTCACCTACCACGGCTACGGCGTCAGCCACATCGACTCGCTGTGTCACTTCGCTTACAACGGCCTGCTCTACAACAACGTCCCGACCTCGGCGAGCTCGGCCGAAGAGGGATGCACGAAGAACGACATCTCCAACTTGCAGCAGGGGATCGTCACGCGCGGCGTCCTGCTCGACATCCCCCGGCTGAAGGGCGTGCCGTACCTGGAGCCGAGCGAAGCGATCTACGTCGAGGACATCGAGGCGTGGTTGGAGCAGGCCGGCACGACGGTCGGATCCGGCGACGTCATCTTCATCCGGACCGGGCGCTGGGCGCGACGCGCGGCGGAAGGGCCGTGGCAACTCTCCGGTAATTCCGCGGGTATCCATGCGTCGGTCGTCCGCTGGATCCGCGAGCGGGACGTCTCGTTCGTCGGGAGCGACGCCGCGACCGACGTGCAGCCGTCCCTGGTGGAGGATGTGAACCTGCCGGTCCATACGCTGTTGATTGCCGCGATGGGGACCGACATCTTCGACAACATGGACCTCGAGGCGCTGGCCGAGACCGCGGCGGCGGAGAACCGTTGGGAGTTCATGTTGACGGCGGCGCCGATCCCGGTCATCGGCGGGACGGGGTCACCGTTGAATCCGATCGCGATCTTCTAA
- a CDS encoding type II toxin-antitoxin system prevent-host-death family antitoxin, with protein sequence MDASHVETINASDLKARCLGILDRVAETGERVVILKRGRPVAELGPANRTGAAYPQMALKGTVAVLGDIVGPAVPEEHWESLRR encoded by the coding sequence ATTGACGCTAGTCATGTGGAGACCATCAACGCATCCGATCTCAAGGCACGCTGCCTGGGCATCCTCGATCGCGTCGCGGAAACCGGCGAGCGTGTGGTCATCCTGAAGCGCGGCCGGCCGGTCGCGGAGTTGGGGCCGGCCAACCGCACCGGCGCCGCGTATCCCCAGATGGCCCTCAAGGGCACCGTTGCCGTGTTGGGCGATATCGTCGGACCGGCTGTCCCCGAAGAACATTGGGAGAGCCTTCGACGGTGA
- a CDS encoding ATP-binding protein, translating to MKPDIRLPTIAVLMGPNGSGKTTLLRALTTMANVASLPSRSDDANAFIDAVVPFASESTIGDATRFCLDVEADWLALDETPQLFRYELALRRDRRDQNSPVFSYEALSHFPRGRSRRLFERESAEAPVRVSREISGALGFDSRAGRIGAIRDDAPVIGTLAMLKVPLATRIADWLQSLAVVSNVSIVKTLALPTKNVVDILASNSELRAWASKHLESSDLGIQGVEVRERTVTDPEDWLTVWFNHREPVAALPLMVQSGGTQRLFHLLPQLYVALEKGLPAALDEIDADLHVDIVGDMLGWFRSRETNPRNAQLLVTSHNVGLLDDMEKEELFVVEKTRRGETKVHGAQDVRGLRRDTRLYPKYRAGVLGGIPKVG from the coding sequence CGCGGTCCGACGATGCTAACGCCTTCATCGACGCGGTAGTGCCCTTCGCCTCGGAGTCGACAATCGGAGATGCCACGCGCTTCTGTCTGGACGTCGAAGCAGATTGGTTGGCCTTGGACGAAACTCCGCAGCTCTTTCGCTACGAGCTGGCTCTGCGGCGGGACCGCCGCGACCAGAATAGTCCCGTTTTCAGTTACGAGGCTCTGTCTCACTTCCCCCGGGGGCGGTCACGCCGCCTCTTCGAACGTGAGAGTGCAGAGGCGCCGGTCCGCGTTTCCAGAGAGATTTCCGGCGCTCTCGGGTTCGACTCCAGGGCTGGCCGGATCGGCGCGATCCGGGACGACGCACCAGTCATCGGCACCCTCGCGATGCTCAAGGTCCCCCTCGCAACGCGGATTGCCGACTGGCTGCAGAGTCTTGCGGTGGTCTCCAACGTCTCCATTGTCAAGACGCTGGCACTACCCACCAAGAACGTGGTCGACATTCTCGCGAGCAACTCCGAACTACGTGCATGGGCGTCCAAGCATCTGGAGTCCAGCGACCTCGGGATTCAGGGCGTCGAGGTTCGGGAGCGAACCGTCACGGATCCGGAGGACTGGCTGACAGTCTGGTTCAACCATCGCGAACCGGTCGCCGCTCTGCCCCTCATGGTGCAATCCGGGGGTACCCAGCGGCTCTTTCATCTCTTGCCTCAGCTCTATGTCGCCCTTGAGAAGGGCCTTCCTGCCGCCCTGGACGAGATCGATGCCGACCTTCACGTCGACATCGTCGGCGACATGCTGGGGTGGTTCAGGTCTCGAGAGACCAATCCGCGCAATGCGCAACTCCTTGTCACCTCACACAATGTGGGGTTGCTGGACGACATGGAGAAGGAAGAGCTCTTTGTCGTGGAGAAGACACGACGAGGCGAAACCAAGGTACACGGCGCTCAGGACGTCCGAGGCCTTCGGCGCGATACTCGGCTCTACCCCAAGTACCGCGCCGGCGTTCTCGGCGGCATTCCGAAAGTCGGTTGA